The sequence CCGCAGCGTGCGCAGGTGCACCCCATGCGGCGGTTCGACCGAGCGACGCGGATTCCTCCACGTCCTCCAAACCATTCGGCAAATCGTGTCGATCCGGCAGGACCGTTCCCCAACCGGCGGTTCGACCGAGCGGGTCAGATTCATTTGAGCTCAAATCATCGACGTACGTGTCCTCGTCGTCGAGCGTCGGCGGAGCTGCGCGTTTGACGACGAGTGGGATCGGTGTGCTTGGAGCCGGAGGCGGTATGGATCCTGGCGCGCCATAGGGCAGGGCGGGTGTGAGCCGTCGTGGTCGTGGTTTTGCCTCCGCAGGTGCATCGACGGCAGCGAAATCGATGCGTCGAATCGCTTCTTCAACGGCTGCAATCGATGCGCGAAGCACGCGCACGGGAGCGTTCAGGTGGAACGCCATTTCCGTTTCGACATGCGGATCGAACGGGTCCGCAGCGGCAACATCGACGACCCCCGTTAGCGGATCGGTACGCGTCGGAAGCGCACACAAGCGCCGCGACATGCTGCGGGGCAGTTTCGCGACGAGCTCTACCGAACCTTGAACGTACCGAAGGCCTGGCCCTGCCAAACGCGCGATTTCGTCATCGAGCTCTGCTTCGGTAACGATGCCGCGTTCAATGAGCGCCCGTGGCAATGAGATGCCGCGCAACTCCGAAAGCAGCAGTGCATCCCGCACATTTTCGCGCGTGACGAGTTCTGACGCGAGCAGCCGCCGACCCAGCTCTACCGACACATGCCGCACGGTACGTGAGGCCGTGAGCCGTCGCAAGAAACCCTTCTATTGCTTTGATTTCAACGGGAAGCGGGGAACTGAAAAACGACTTCCGTTTGGCGGAGCATACCGAGGTTGTCGCGTGCAATGCGTTCGACAGCCGTGGGATCATCACGAAGGCGTTGCACTCGACCGCGCAAAGCTTCGATTTCTCGGCCAAGCTCGGCCGATTCTTCTTCGACTTGCGCAAGCTCGCGTTCGAGACCTCGAAGCCGCGGCAATCCTTCCGGTGAAAAAATCATCACCGGGGCACCAACGACCGCGACGACGAGGATCGCGAGCGGCAGGACTCGTTCGAGCACGAGCGTGAATCGCTGCATGGTCCAAAGGCGTGTGACACGGAAATCATCGGCGGGTCAACTCTTTGGCAGTCTTTTGCAGTGGGGGAAC is a genomic window of Polyangiaceae bacterium containing:
- a CDS encoding septum formation initiator family protein; this translates as MLERVLPLAILVVAVVGAPVMIFSPEGLPRLRGLERELAQVEEESAELGREIEALRGRVQRLRDDPTAVERIARDNLGMLRQTEVVFQFPASR